One segment of Sulfobacillus thermosulfidooxidans DSM 9293 DNA contains the following:
- a CDS encoding zinc ribbon domain-containing protein yields MLTAKLKLHTTCETGQRLRDTANAYQNALNYPSHVTFENGKMSNPLKLHGLVYRELPERFALPSQLACSVSKQVGVTFKRLWTEVKQNAPHRKNGYSQKWYKNPKFTAQGCPHCDAKNRPDQALTFRCQKCTVTLGADLLGARNMTLRTLHIRQDWIGNGLFSTAPDGSDPEAKAKRLPGCWDCSGVEILGPPFGRGG; encoded by the coding sequence ATGCTGACCGCCAAGCTCAAACTGCATACGACATGCGAGACCGGTCAAAGGCTCCGGGACACCGCCAACGCCTATCAAAACGCCCTCAACTATCCGAGCCATGTGACCTTCGAGAACGGGAAGATGTCCAATCCGTTGAAACTCCACGGACTAGTCTATCGAGAATTGCCGGAGCGTTTTGCGTTGCCTTCCCAACTAGCTTGTTCGGTATCGAAACAAGTAGGAGTCACCTTCAAAAGGTTGTGGACCGAAGTCAAGCAAAATGCCCCGCACCGAAAGAACGGCTATAGCCAGAAGTGGTACAAGAATCCCAAGTTCACCGCCCAAGGTTGTCCTCATTGTGATGCTAAGAACCGCCCTGACCAGGCACTGACTTTCCGTTGTCAAAAATGTACCGTGACCCTCGGTGCCGATCTGCTAGGGGCTCGTAACATGACGCTCCGAACACTCCACATTCGGCAGGACTGGATCGGGAACGGACTTTTTTCAACCGCGCCTGATGGGTCGGACCCGGAAGCCAAAGCTAAGCGCTTGCCAGGTTGTTGGGATTGCAGTGGAGTCGAGATCCTGGGCCCGCCTTTCGGACGGGGTGGTTGA
- a CDS encoding PucR family transcriptional regulator yields the protein MSRLFDAIPASVQSTFVKEKLGALLEDRTYNRDLLWTLKVYLDSNGQAQEAAKRLYVHRNTLAYRLARLQALLGCDLKNLDTVTDLRLALAFYHNGMQENGGNDNVEIEKTIPIP from the coding sequence TTGTCACGTTTGTTTGATGCGATCCCAGCATCTGTGCAGTCCACATTTGTCAAAGAGAAATTAGGAGCCTTATTGGAAGACCGAACTTATAACCGCGATTTGCTATGGACCTTGAAGGTCTACCTCGACAGTAACGGTCAGGCACAAGAAGCAGCGAAACGTCTTTATGTGCACCGGAATACATTGGCATACCGGTTAGCACGATTGCAAGCACTGCTGGGGTGCGATCTCAAAAATTTAGACACCGTCACGGATTTACGATTGGCCCTAGCCTTTTATCATAACGGAATGCAAGAGAACGGAGGAAACGATAATGTCGAAATCGAGAAGACCATCCCTATTCCTTAA
- a CDS encoding IclR family transcriptional regulator, with protein sequence MSLVGLGALPPESDGQVRVQSVERAFRLLEKLVRHNEMSLGQLADSVGMHKSTAYRLLHTLMELGYVEQDGEQGSYRVGIRMVEMGGLATRSWPLHRAAEPVMDQLAETLGEAVNLAVEDGLNMVYIATVDAYNLLRMQLNVGRRAPIHCTAVGKALLAFRPELVQRMKEKHPQLTPFTDHTITDWDALEDELALVRQLGFAIDDEEQEVGARCVASPIVDHRNHIVASIGISAPTARLSRERAMEVGPEIVKAAQQVSERLGYLRKK encoded by the coding sequence GTGAGTTTGGTGGGACTAGGGGCACTCCCTCCCGAATCAGACGGGCAAGTTCGGGTGCAGTCGGTGGAACGGGCGTTTCGATTATTGGAAAAATTAGTGCGACACAACGAAATGTCCCTTGGGCAATTGGCTGACTCGGTTGGTATGCATAAAAGTACGGCTTACCGGTTGTTGCATACATTAATGGAGCTCGGTTACGTGGAGCAAGATGGAGAACAAGGCAGTTATCGTGTCGGCATTCGCATGGTGGAAATGGGAGGACTCGCCACCCGGTCATGGCCCCTGCACCGGGCGGCTGAACCAGTGATGGACCAACTGGCGGAAACGCTGGGGGAAGCGGTCAATCTGGCGGTGGAAGACGGACTGAACATGGTCTATATCGCCACCGTGGATGCTTACAATCTTTTGCGGATGCAATTAAACGTCGGTCGTCGGGCGCCGATTCATTGTACGGCAGTGGGGAAAGCTCTGTTGGCATTTAGACCGGAACTGGTGCAGCGGATGAAGGAAAAACATCCTCAGCTGACCCCGTTTACCGATCATACCATTACTGACTGGGATGCCTTAGAGGATGAACTGGCTCTAGTGCGCCAACTTGGATTTGCGATTGATGACGAGGAACAAGAAGTGGGGGCTCGCTGCGTTGCCTCGCCAATTGTGGACCACCGTAATCATATCGTGGCGTCTATCGGCATATCGGCGCCGACGGCACGGTTGTCGCGGGAACGGGCGATGGAAGTGGGTCCGGAGATTGTAAAAGCCGCACAACAAGTGTCTGAACGGCTAGGCTACTTGAGGAAAAAATAA